A part of Aegilops tauschii subsp. strangulata cultivar AL8/78 chromosome 2, Aet v6.0, whole genome shotgun sequence genomic DNA contains:
- the LOC109779917 gene encoding uncharacterized protein: protein MPPPASWFYRLRRKRGGDAGEIARGDRAPAVVTPPPSSASSREVPVPPPCTPNRASYYVPSGERGAVKGIPIPPKRRDTQFPRSPQPSDIVFDVVTVARAAADRFDGLRAMPELKLRPILTKPAGRKEDGEEEEVSGSGGASPTARARRRPRLYVKASGGRMGRRPADAQPPAMATTGPRRRQARRRRWLQESLVVVKESADPEEDFLASMAEMIAANDDVRASPRGLEELLACYLALNASEHHRAIVAAFRRAWLDDAPTSTAKHRPPPSHGLAG from the coding sequence ATGCCACCGCCGGCCTCCTGGTTCTACAGGCTGCGGCGCAAGCGAGGAGGCGACGCCGGCGAGATCGCAAGAGGCGATCGTGCTCCGGCGGTGGTgaccccgccgccgtcgtcggCGTCGTCGCGGGAGGTGCCGGTGCCGCCTCCGTGCACCCCGAACAGGGCGTCCTACTACGTCCCCAGCGGCGAGCGTGGAGCTGTCAAGGGGATTCCGATTCCGCCCAAGCGCCGGGACACGCAGTTCCCGCGCAGCCCGCAGCCGAGCGACATCGTCTTCGACGTGGTCACCGTGGCGCGGGCCGCGGCCGACCGGTTCGACGGGCTCAGGGCGATGCCGGAGCTCAAGCTGCGGCCCATCCTCACCAAACCGGCCGGCAGAAAGGAggacggggaggaggaggaggtctcGGGGAGCGGCGGCGCGTCACCGACGGccagggcgcggcggcggccgcggcTCTACGTGAAGGCGAGCGGCGGGCGGATGGGGAGAAGGCCGGCGGACGCGCAGCCCCCGGCGATGGCGACCACCGGGCCGCGGAGGCGACaagcgaggcggcggcgctggctgCAGGAGAGCCTggtggtggtgaaggagtcggcGGACCCGGAGGAGGACTTCCTGGCGAGCATGGCGGAGATGATCGCGGCCAACGACGACGTCCGCGCCTCGCCGCGGGGCCTCGAGGAGCTGCTCGCGTGCTACCTCGCCCTCAACGCCTCCGAGCACCACCGCGCCATCGTCGCCGCCTTCCGGCGCGCCTGGCTCGACGACGCGCCCACCAGCACCGCCAAGCACAGGCCGCCGCCGTCGCACGGGCTGGCTGGCTAA
- the LOC109779921 gene encoding actin-related protein 2/3 complex subunit 5A, with the protein MSSAAYLDTDENLEALISRIEQKSRKIETLLKQSKPVEALKTALEGSPLKTRDERCKSANWIVVHRAMMAIRDIDGMFNSLDTEYYDILMKYLYRGLSTGDRPTCDQCLKIHEKLTERAGLGCILRSLADTVNTV; encoded by the exons ATGTCTTCGGCGGCGTACCTCGATACGGACGAGAACCTGGAGGCCCTCATCAGCCGCATCGAGCAGAAGTCCCGCAAGATCGAGACCCTCCTCAAGCA GTCGAAGCCGGTGGAGGCCCTGAAGACGGCGCTCGAGGGGTCGCCCCTCAAGACCCGTGACGAGCGATGCAAG TCGGCAAACTGGATCGTGGTGCACCGCGCAATGATGGCGATCAGGGACATCGATGGCATGTTCAACTCACTGGATACTGAGTACTATGACATCCTCATGAA GTACCTGTACAGAGGTCTGTCCACTGGTGACCGGCCGACGTGCGACCAGTGCCTCAAAATCCATGAGAAACTGACGGAGAGAGCAGGCTTAGGATGCATACTGCGGTCGCTCGCCGACACCGTAAACACCGTGTGA
- the LOC120973473 gene encoding uncharacterized protein: MAPSGLYIAPPLNTTPVPAAALPRSMALYAVVPDSQIRDATVERFLKEIAGEKPIRFTPQQLSGFTNNYSTRLGAVYKGMLPNGLAVAVKRLHPGQDDRTSQEQFMAEVGTIGRTHHINLVRLGCCYDADMVHILQSSLLHPLVGSNLIRTEDGKAGAGMVLRDDRGNIIYSSCRELFSCRDALEAEISACMEGLSLAIQCSDLPICIEMDSILAVNMLNDSGVNRSVYAALVQEIMHLKSLRVTHITHINRGQNYQQPEARPPMGVVVKMLEGEKDIAPPANPFQHLMAAQAAANRWTTVTSSVNTASTPANGVSRGSNEIV; encoded by the exons ATGGCCCCCTCAGGTTTGTACATAGCTCCGCCATTGAACACGACCCCCGTCCCTGCAGCGGCTTTGCCACGGAGCATGGCGCTCTACGCGGTGGTGCCAGACTCCCAGATACGGGACGCAACCGTGGAGAGGTTCCTCAAGGAGATCGCCGGGGAGAAGCCCATCCGGTTCACCCCGCAGCAGCTCTCGGGCTTCACAAATAACTATTCCACCCGGCTCGGCGCCGTCTACAAGGGAATGCTGCCCAACGGCCTCGCAGTCGCCGTGAAGCGCCTCCACCCGGGCCAAGACGACAGGACCTCGCAGGAGCAGTTCATGGCGGAGGTGGGCACCATCGGGAGGACGCACCACATCAACCTGGTCAGGCTCGGCTGCTGCTACGACGCCGAC ATGGTACACATCCTACAAAGTAGTCTCCTCCACCCGTTGGTTGGGTCAAACTTAATACGGACGGAGGACGGTAAAGCTGGAGCTGGTATGGTGCTTCGTGATGATCGCGGCAATATCATCTATTCATCCTGCAGGGAACTCTTCTCATGTCGAGATGCCTTAGAAGCAGAAATAAGTGCATGCATGGAGGGTTTATCTCTAGCCATTCAGTGTTCGGATCTCCCAATTTGCATTGAGATGGATTCGATACTAGCGGTGAACATGTTGAATGACAGTGGCGTGAACAGGTCTGTTTATGCGGCGCTGGTGCAGGAGATCATGCATTTGAAGTCTCTTCGTGTGACTCATATTACTCATATCAATCGTGGTCAAAACTAT CAGCAGCCGGAGGCGAGGCCACCGATGGGTGTGGTGGTGAAGATGCTTGAGGGCGAGAAGGACATTGCTCCGCCGGcgaacccgttccagcatctcaTGGCAGCGCAGGCGGCGGCAAATCGGTGGACCACGGTGACGAGCTCCGTGAACACGGCGTCGACTCCCGCAAATGGTGTTTCTCGTGGTAGCAACGAGATTGTTTAA